In Pleomorphomonas sp. T1.2MG-36, a single window of DNA contains:
- the fliD gene encoding flagellar filament capping protein FliD, which translates to MSSVTSATASSTASTTASSTSTSSSGSTSTNYASTDTSSIDWDGLVEELYQAKLAKADTYETKITNNETKIAAYQGAASLLSTLQDTASALRVATDSSGGSDDVFNERTAYLTSVGNVDTDSTLSVSAEAGAETGSYSITVKQLAMAHKVASSSYASSSSDLSLSGSIKLGVEGGTAVTIDVTEDMSLSEIATAINKQNATSGIKATVLKVSDSSYELILTTSETGQTISVGDPDGVLQSLGVIDEEGAFADELQAAQNAIFTVDGVTITRSTNDISDVIDGVTFYLYSTTTDNQSITVEIGQNLSDIKSAVVAFVDAYNAYREWAISQQQVATGGGASADSVLFGDASIRSINQQVASALNFSLDEASISAIGLSFDENNYLEYDEDTLDDILLEDPERVQQLFGYTFESSSSDVGVLYRGTSAPSTFQLDITVDESGALSSVTVNGESGLFTVSGSRIKGVAGTAYEGYTLVFTGSTSQTVTINQASGIAEQIYNLVDSSINSDDGTLTTIVTNLTEKNDDYQDQIDTITSRAETYRDNLTTRYARLQASISTAQSTLAYLQALLDAKSSS; encoded by the coding sequence ATGTCCTCGGTCACCAGCGCCACTGCCAGTTCGACCGCGTCGACAACGGCGAGCAGTACCTCTACGTCGAGTAGTGGCTCGACCTCGACCAACTATGCCTCCACCGACACGTCATCGATCGATTGGGACGGCCTCGTCGAGGAGCTCTATCAGGCCAAGCTGGCCAAGGCCGATACCTACGAAACCAAGATTACCAACAATGAGACCAAGATCGCCGCCTACCAGGGCGCTGCCAGTCTTCTCTCGACGTTGCAGGACACGGCGTCGGCTCTGAGAGTGGCGACCGACTCTTCAGGAGGCAGCGACGACGTCTTCAACGAACGGACAGCCTATCTCACGTCCGTCGGTAACGTCGATACCGACTCCACCCTGTCCGTCTCTGCCGAGGCCGGCGCGGAAACCGGCAGCTACTCGATAACCGTCAAGCAACTGGCGATGGCCCACAAGGTCGCCAGCAGCAGCTACGCGTCTTCCAGCAGCGACCTGTCTCTGTCGGGCAGCATCAAACTCGGCGTCGAAGGCGGGACGGCGGTGACCATCGACGTCACGGAGGACATGTCGCTCTCCGAGATCGCAACCGCCATCAACAAGCAAAACGCCACCAGCGGCATCAAGGCCACCGTGCTCAAGGTGTCCGACTCCTCCTACGAACTCATCCTCACGACTTCCGAGACCGGTCAGACCATCAGCGTCGGCGATCCGGACGGCGTCTTGCAAAGCCTGGGGGTGATCGACGAGGAGGGCGCTTTTGCCGACGAACTGCAAGCCGCCCAAAATGCCATCTTCACCGTCGATGGAGTTACGATCACGCGATCGACCAACGACATCAGCGACGTCATCGATGGCGTGACGTTCTATCTCTATTCGACGACGACAGACAATCAGTCCATCACCGTCGAGATCGGCCAGAATCTATCCGACATAAAGAGTGCGGTCGTTGCGTTCGTGGATGCCTACAACGCTTATCGCGAATGGGCCATCTCACAGCAACAGGTGGCGACGGGCGGCGGAGCATCGGCGGACTCCGTGCTGTTCGGCGATGCGAGCATCCGCAGCATCAATCAGCAGGTCGCCTCGGCTTTGAACTTCTCGCTCGACGAAGCGTCCATATCGGCGATCGGCCTCAGCTTCGACGAAAACAACTACCTCGAGTATGACGAGGATACGCTCGACGACATACTCCTCGAAGATCCTGAACGTGTTCAGCAGTTGTTCGGCTATACTTTCGAGAGCTCCTCGAGCGATGTCGGCGTGCTGTATCGCGGCACAAGCGCGCCATCGACGTTCCAGCTCGACATCACCGTGGACGAGAGCGGCGCGCTCTCCTCGGTAACGGTCAACGGCGAGTCCGGACTGTTCACGGTGTCCGGTAGCCGCATCAAGGGCGTCGCCGGCACCGCCTATGAGGGGTACACGCTGGTTTTTACCGGCTCCACGTCGCAAACGGTGACCATCAATCAGGCCTCCGGAATCGCCGAGCAAATCTACAATCTTGTGGACAGCTCCATAAACTCGGACGACGGCACGCTCACGACCATCGTGACCAATCTCACCGAGAAGAATGACGACTATCAGGATCAGATCGACACCATCACGTCGCGGGCCGAGACCTACCGGGACAATCTGACCACCCGTTATGCCCGTCTTCAGGCCTCAATCAGCACAGCGCAATCGACCCTCGCTTACCTTCAAGCCCTGCTCGACGCCAAGAGCAGCAGCTGA